Proteins found in one Kineosporia corallincola genomic segment:
- a CDS encoding LLM class flavin-dependent oxidoreductase, translated as MTRPLFLAVDLDGAGAHPAAGEALSAAALRGAVRQAEDAGFVLATFDDAPVPATARLEAGTRAAFASTISRRIGLAPVLHTSTTEPFHLATQLASLDHASHGRAAWLVGAASDAAALATVGAPALRGDALSGEVADVIVTARSLWDSWEDDAVIRDVPTGRYLDSARVHHIDFTGATFSVKGPLITPRSPQGQVVVIAPEHLGVDEHADIVLTGDPHRSGREQLVFVDLEVVLDTPQEKATERLARLDGTTAWSGERLRHVGSAQALHDLLTDLHRSVDGVRLLPAEQSVDLPLLAPLVPAPPPGHTLRERLGLPIPANRYAPA; from the coding sequence ATGACCCGCCCCTTGTTCCTGGCCGTCGACCTCGACGGAGCCGGCGCCCACCCGGCCGCGGGTGAAGCGCTCTCGGCCGCCGCCCTGCGCGGTGCCGTCCGGCAGGCCGAGGACGCCGGATTCGTCCTGGCGACCTTCGACGACGCCCCCGTCCCGGCCACCGCCCGACTCGAGGCGGGCACCCGGGCCGCGTTCGCGTCCACCATTTCGCGTCGTATCGGCCTGGCCCCCGTGCTGCACACCAGCACCACCGAGCCGTTCCACCTGGCCACCCAGCTGGCCAGTCTCGACCACGCGAGTCACGGCCGGGCCGCCTGGCTCGTGGGGGCGGCCAGTGACGCGGCGGCCCTCGCCACGGTCGGTGCACCCGCACTGCGTGGGGACGCTCTGAGCGGCGAGGTGGCGGACGTCATCGTCACGGCGCGGTCGTTGTGGGACTCCTGGGAGGACGACGCCGTGATCCGCGACGTACCCACCGGCCGCTACCTCGACTCCGCGCGCGTCCACCACATCGACTTCACCGGCGCCACGTTCAGTGTGAAGGGCCCGCTGATCACCCCGCGATCGCCCCAGGGGCAGGTGGTCGTGATCGCCCCCGAGCACCTCGGCGTGGACGAGCACGCCGACATCGTCCTGACCGGCGACCCGCACCGATCCGGCCGCGAGCAGCTGGTGTTCGTCGATCTCGAGGTCGTCCTCGACACCCCGCAGGAGAAGGCGACCGAACGACTGGCCCGCCTCGACGGCACCACCGCCTGGAGCGGTGAGCGCCTGCGGCACGTCGGCTCCGCCCAGGCCCTGCACGACCTGCTCACCGACCTGCACCGCTCGGTCGACGGCGTGCGCCTGCTGCCGGCCGAGCAGAGCGTCGACCTGCCGCTGCTGGCCCCGCTGGTCCCGGCACCACCGCCGGGGCACACGCTGCGTGAGCGCCTCGGCCTGCCGATCCCGGCCAACCGCTACGCGCCCGCCTGA
- a CDS encoding nitroreductase family protein produces the protein MAETWEALISRRNVRSYADQPIPPDAPERIREGARRTPSASDRRHGGTW, from the coding sequence ATGGCCGAGACCTGGGAAGCGCTGATCTCACGGCGCAACGTCCGCAGCTACGCCGACCAGCCGATCCCGCCGGATGCGCCGGAGCGGATCCGTGAGGGCGCCCGCCGCACCCCGTCCGCGAGCGACCGCCGGCACGGGGGCACCTGGTGA
- a CDS encoding LLM class flavin-dependent oxidoreductase, giving the protein MTDVLWYIIPKEGPYPWESDGRRPADLGYLQRLAAAVDGLGFDGALLATDQYDVWPLGSALAAVTGPTFRPLLAVHPGLTSPVTLAKQALTFQHLFGPRLLFNVVNGQTEALRRFGLHLEHDERYELSAEYWGIVRRLTSGEVFDHRGRFYDLKDAGSDFRDLPPLQEGGVPLWFGGSSPAGIEVAAEHVDVYLTWAEPTAQLTEKLDRVRERAAARGRSLKLGLRLHLIVRDTEEEAWAAADRLLDVTSQATYARQLGARGENDGEGWQRQFRQHGGRVPARARELETSPNLWPGMSLFRPGPGTAVVGSTEQVIERLTEYRALGVDTFILSANPLLEEAYRVAESILPTLRHGGR; this is encoded by the coding sequence GTGACCGACGTCCTGTGGTACATCATCCCGAAAGAAGGCCCCTACCCCTGGGAATCGGACGGGCGCCGCCCGGCCGACCTGGGCTACCTCCAGCGCCTGGCCGCCGCCGTCGACGGCCTCGGGTTCGACGGGGCGCTGCTGGCCACCGATCAGTACGACGTCTGGCCGCTGGGCAGCGCGCTGGCCGCCGTCACCGGCCCGACGTTCAGACCGCTGCTGGCCGTGCACCCGGGCCTGACCTCGCCGGTGACCCTGGCCAAGCAGGCCCTGACGTTTCAGCACCTGTTCGGCCCGCGGCTGCTGTTCAACGTGGTCAACGGGCAGACCGAGGCCCTGCGCCGCTTCGGTCTGCACCTGGAGCACGACGAGCGCTACGAGCTGTCGGCCGAGTACTGGGGCATCGTGCGGCGCCTGACCTCCGGCGAGGTCTTCGACCACCGGGGCAGGTTCTACGACCTGAAGGACGCGGGCTCCGACTTCCGGGACCTGCCCCCTCTCCAGGAGGGAGGCGTCCCCCTGTGGTTCGGGGGTTCGTCACCGGCCGGGATCGAGGTCGCCGCCGAGCACGTGGACGTCTACCTCACCTGGGCCGAGCCGACCGCGCAGCTGACCGAGAAGCTCGACCGGGTGCGGGAAAGAGCGGCTGCCAGAGGACGTTCGCTGAAACTTGGTCTGCGGCTGCACCTGATCGTGCGAGACACCGAGGAGGAGGCCTGGGCGGCCGCCGACCGGCTGCTCGACGTCACCAGCCAGGCCACGTACGCGCGCCAGCTGGGCGCTCGCGGCGAGAACGACGGCGAGGGCTGGCAGCGGCAGTTCCGCCAGCACGGTGGCCGGGTGCCGGCCCGGGCGCGTGAACTGGAGACGTCACCGAACCTGTGGCCGGGGATGAGCCTGTTCCGCCCGGGCCCGGGAACCGCTGTGGTCGGCAGCACCGAGCAGGTGATCGAACGTCTCACCGAGTACCGGGCGCTGGGGGTGGACACGTTCATCCTGTCGGCAAACCCGTTGCTGGAAGAGGCCTACCGGGTGGCCGAGAGCATCCTGCCGACCCTGCGCCACGGTGGCCGGTAG
- a CDS encoding ABC transporter substrate-binding protein: MTVTIGVHVSNPSLYHLARLEFAQQALAPFGEDVVFHHFEDGTRTAGLLADGTIDISGTGATPPLTGQAAGHDIVYAAVSTPRPEHGALLVADDGPVRTVADLRGLTVVHSVGSWHTHLVAKALHDAGLSYTDVVSERPSAEASLPRLKSGEIGAWVAQEADLYGALREGGVRKLVETGDVITDRSVFFARRDLAENRPQVLAAVVKALQQADSWAATHLDEAAEHAAAELGGQEQDWREALSRLPWKLQSVDAAVIAEQQEAAGILADGGFLSPRITVADAYLPDLATHVDAALEARP, from the coding sequence ATGACCGTCACCATCGGCGTTCATGTCAGCAACCCGTCCCTGTACCACCTGGCCCGGCTGGAGTTCGCCCAGCAGGCCCTGGCCCCGTTCGGCGAGGACGTCGTCTTCCACCACTTCGAGGACGGCACCCGCACGGCGGGACTGCTGGCCGACGGAACGATCGACATCAGCGGTACCGGCGCCACCCCGCCACTGACCGGTCAGGCCGCCGGGCACGACATCGTCTACGCGGCGGTCTCCACGCCGCGACCGGAGCACGGGGCGCTGCTGGTGGCCGATGACGGCCCGGTGCGCACCGTCGCCGATCTGCGCGGCCTGACGGTCGTGCACTCGGTCGGGTCCTGGCACACCCACCTGGTCGCGAAGGCCCTCCACGACGCCGGGCTTTCGTACACCGACGTGGTCTCGGAGAGGCCCTCGGCCGAAGCGTCCCTGCCGAGGCTGAAGAGCGGCGAGATCGGCGCCTGGGTGGCCCAGGAGGCCGACCTGTACGGCGCCCTGCGCGAGGGCGGCGTTCGTAAACTCGTCGAGACCGGCGACGTGATCACCGACAGGTCGGTCTTCTTCGCCCGCCGCGATCTGGCCGAGAACCGCCCGCAGGTCCTCGCCGCGGTCGTGAAGGCGTTGCAACAGGCCGATTCCTGGGCTGCCACGCACCTGGACGAAGCCGCCGAGCACGCTGCCGCCGAGCTCGGCGGCCAGGAGCAGGACTGGCGGGAGGCACTGTCGCGCCTGCCCTGGAAGCTCCAGAGCGTCGATGCCGCCGTCATCGCCGAACAGCAGGAAGCGGCCGGCATCCTCGCCGACGGTGGGTTCCTGTCGCCCCGGATCACCGTGGCCGACGCCTACCTGCCCGACCTGGCCACCCACGTCGACGCGGCCCTGGAGGCCCGGCCGTGA
- a CDS encoding ABC transporter ATP-binding protein, translating into MTNAVIVRGLRRTFGERHVLDGIDLDVTRGDFVALLGASGTGKTTLLRILAGLDHPDGGTVLVPRRRTVVFQEPRLVPSKRVLANVVVGLPRTAATRSLGLAALEEVGLGAHADAWPGTLSGGEAQRVALARALVREPELLLLDEPFAALDALTRLRMQDLVADLCARHQPAVVLVTHDVEEAVRLADRVAVLRQGALIRDERIDLEQPRDPTRPAFTRIRSQLLADLGVQQKQGEPR; encoded by the coding sequence ATGACGAACGCGGTGATCGTGCGCGGCCTGCGGCGCACCTTCGGCGAGCGGCACGTGCTCGACGGCATCGACCTCGACGTCACCCGCGGCGACTTCGTGGCCCTGCTCGGCGCCAGTGGCACCGGGAAGACCACGCTGCTGCGGATTCTCGCCGGGCTCGACCATCCCGACGGCGGCACCGTGCTGGTGCCGCGGCGGCGCACGGTGGTGTTCCAGGAACCCCGGCTGGTGCCCAGCAAACGGGTCCTGGCCAACGTGGTGGTCGGGCTGCCCCGCACCGCCGCGACCCGTTCGCTCGGGCTGGCCGCGCTGGAGGAGGTGGGCCTGGGCGCGCACGCGGACGCCTGGCCCGGCACCCTGTCCGGCGGGGAGGCCCAGCGGGTCGCCCTGGCGCGCGCCCTCGTCCGGGAACCCGAACTTCTCCTGCTCGATGAGCCTTTCGCCGCCCTCGACGCCCTGACCCGGCTGCGCATGCAAGACCTCGTCGCCGACCTGTGCGCCCGCCACCAGCCGGCGGTCGTGCTCGTGACCCATGACGTCGAGGAGGCCGTGCGCCTGGCCGACCGCGTCGCCGTCCTGCGACAGGGCGCGCTGATCCGCGACGAGCGCATCGACCTCGAACAGCCCCGCGACCCCACCCGTCCCGCCTTCACCCGGATCCGTTCCCAGCTGCTCGCCGATCTCGGGGTGCAGCAGAAGCAAGGAGAGCCACGATGA
- a CDS encoding ABC transporter permease — translation MTAVTDPATDGLVEPAVRSRRVRSSRTSALLRTVGPVTLVLLWWAASSTGLLRPEVLASPAQVIRAVGELWGDGEFQAALTTSLRRSGLGLVIGLSLGLVLGVTTGLSRLGDELIDSSVQMLRTVPFLALVPLFLVWFGIGETAKIVLIAFATTFPMYVNATSGVRTVDPRLVEAMRTFGMGRIALIREVILPGALPQLLVGLRLSMTLSVVALIAAEELNATAGIGYLMTQAQNFVRTDILALCIIVYGLFGLAADVIVRTLERLLMPWRRAGARR, via the coding sequence ATGACCGCGGTGACCGACCCCGCCACCGACGGACTGGTCGAGCCCGCCGTCCGCAGCCGCCGCGTCCGTTCGTCCCGGACCTCCGCGCTGCTGCGGACGGTGGGGCCGGTGACCCTCGTGCTGCTGTGGTGGGCCGCCTCGTCCACCGGCCTGCTGCGTCCCGAGGTCCTCGCCTCCCCGGCCCAGGTGATCAGGGCGGTCGGGGAACTGTGGGGTGACGGCGAGTTCCAGGCCGCCCTCACCACGTCCCTGCGCCGTTCGGGCCTGGGCCTGGTGATCGGCCTGAGCCTGGGCCTGGTGCTCGGCGTGACCACCGGGCTGAGCCGGCTCGGCGACGAGCTGATCGACTCAAGCGTCCAGATGCTGCGCACCGTGCCCTTTCTCGCGCTCGTCCCGCTGTTCCTGGTCTGGTTCGGTATCGGTGAGACGGCCAAGATCGTGCTGATCGCCTTCGCCACCACGTTCCCGATGTACGTCAACGCGACCAGCGGCGTCCGCACGGTCGACCCGCGCCTGGTCGAGGCGATGCGGACGTTCGGGATGGGCCGTATCGCCCTGATCCGGGAGGTGATCCTGCCCGGTGCCCTGCCACAGCTGCTCGTGGGCCTGCGGCTGTCGATGACCCTCAGCGTGGTCGCGCTGATCGCGGCGGAGGAACTCAACGCCACCGCGGGCATCGGCTACCTGATGACGCAGGCGCAGAACTTCGTGCGCACCGACATCCTCGCGCTGTGCATCATCGTCTACGGCCTGTTCGGGCTGGCGGCCGACGTGATCGTCCGCACCCTGGAACGGCTTCTGATGCCGTGGCGGCGGGCAGGAGCACGACGATGA
- a CDS encoding ABC transporter substrate-binding protein, with protein sequence MTRTRRVAVPLLLAVVAMSGLAACGSDAEAADSATIQVRIPDPGNAGILALGKKDGSLDAALSAVGAGVEWTGSSGPFAPAAQAINANQLDVAQGSITSGIGSLAANPGFRLFATGQPDPVGEGILVRKDSSITSVADLKGKKVAVNKGGTGEYLLLQALKKAGVPYDSVERVYLAPDQSAPAFSSGQVDAWATWSTYTVATLAQGTSRQLVQGEDIDSDNYTVWAVRTAFADEHPEVVRALYEYLHEASAQLIADPQPYVNVFTDSGAQSVTGEAKEINLDFLRRSAQVEPITDDDLKRYAAVAQFFAEQKVTTSTVDVAASVIDVESLGTRAS encoded by the coding sequence ATGACCCGTACGAGACGAGTCGCCGTCCCCCTGCTCCTGGCCGTCGTCGCGATGAGTGGCCTGGCCGCCTGCGGCTCGGACGCCGAGGCCGCCGACAGCGCGACGATCCAGGTGCGCATCCCCGACCCGGGAAACGCCGGGATCCTGGCGCTCGGCAAGAAGGACGGCAGCCTCGACGCGGCGCTGTCCGCGGTCGGCGCCGGCGTCGAATGGACCGGCAGCTCCGGTCCGTTCGCCCCCGCCGCACAGGCGATCAACGCGAACCAGCTCGATGTGGCCCAGGGATCCATCACCTCCGGCATCGGGTCACTGGCCGCGAACCCGGGCTTTCGGCTGTTCGCGACCGGTCAGCCCGACCCGGTCGGTGAGGGCATCCTGGTCAGGAAGGACTCCTCGATCACCAGTGTCGCAGACCTGAAGGGCAAGAAGGTCGCCGTCAACAAGGGCGGCACGGGGGAGTACCTGCTGCTACAGGCCCTGAAAAAGGCCGGTGTGCCGTACGACTCGGTCGAGCGCGTGTACCTGGCCCCGGACCAGTCGGCGCCCGCGTTCAGCTCCGGCCAGGTCGACGCCTGGGCCACCTGGAGCACCTACACCGTGGCCACCCTGGCCCAGGGCACCTCCCGCCAGCTGGTGCAGGGCGAGGACATCGACTCCGACAACTACACCGTCTGGGCCGTGCGCACCGCCTTCGCCGACGAGCACCCCGAGGTCGTCAGGGCGCTGTACGAGTACCTGCACGAGGCCAGCGCCCAGCTGATCGCCGACCCGCAGCCCTACGTCAACGTGTTCACCGACTCGGGAGCCCAGTCCGTCACCGGTGAGGCCAAGGAGATCAACCTCGACTTCCTGCGCCGCAGCGCACAGGTCGAGCCGATCACCGACGATGACCTGAAGCGTTACGCCGCCGTCGCCCAGTTCTTCGCCGAGCAGAAGGTCACGACGAGCACGGTCGACGTCGCCGCCTCGGTCATCGACGTCGAGAGCCTGGGCACGAGAGCGTCATGA
- a CDS encoding ABC transporter substrate-binding protein, whose protein sequence is MPTTAAPPLDEVWFTRCPVPTATGIAAARGTLSAEFAPDGISVRSFQDARGALDERHFTHAHPALFREGGNVPALWARSRGGDTRLIGLTWIEERQAVLVRADSGITGAAQLRGLRLALPRHEISIDFWRAMALHGLAGALGLAGLTLADATLIDVPAGSRERGQWEAELTALQEGRVDAVYVKGAVAVESAQRYGLVTAIDLDAQPDRRSRINNGTPRPITVAQSLLDEYPTVVDRFLATLIEAADWASAHPGEVNRILAAETGSGPAGVAGAYAAGASLHLDLSAERLGLLAEQEQFLRTHGFLPEPVDVRAWADHEPLRRAHDLIARRTPTSSADQENPS, encoded by the coding sequence ATGCCCACCACCGCAGCGCCACCTCTCGACGAGGTGTGGTTCACCCGCTGTCCCGTGCCCACCGCCACCGGTATCGCTGCCGCCCGGGGCACGCTGAGCGCCGAGTTCGCCCCCGACGGCATCTCGGTGCGCTCGTTCCAGGACGCTCGTGGCGCCCTCGACGAGCGTCACTTCACCCACGCCCATCCCGCGCTCTTCCGCGAGGGCGGCAACGTCCCTGCGCTGTGGGCCCGTTCGCGCGGTGGGGACACCCGGCTCATCGGCCTGACCTGGATCGAGGAACGCCAGGCCGTGCTCGTCCGGGCCGACTCCGGCATCACCGGGGCCGCGCAGCTCCGAGGCCTGCGCCTGGCCCTGCCGCGGCACGAGATCAGCATCGACTTCTGGCGGGCCATGGCCCTGCACGGTCTCGCGGGAGCCCTGGGCCTGGCCGGGCTCACCCTGGCCGACGCCACGCTGATCGACGTGCCCGCGGGTTCGCGTGAACGGGGCCAGTGGGAGGCAGAACTCACGGCCCTCCAGGAGGGACGCGTGGACGCCGTCTACGTCAAGGGTGCGGTCGCGGTGGAGTCGGCTCAGCGGTACGGGCTGGTCACGGCGATCGATCTGGATGCCCAGCCCGATCGCCGCAGCCGGATCAACAACGGCACCCCGCGCCCGATCACCGTGGCCCAGAGTTTGCTCGACGAGTACCCGACCGTGGTCGACCGGTTCCTGGCCACGCTGATCGAGGCCGCCGACTGGGCGAGTGCCCACCCGGGCGAGGTGAACCGCATCCTCGCCGCCGAAACCGGTTCCGGCCCGGCCGGTGTGGCCGGGGCCTACGCCGCCGGCGCGTCCCTGCACCTCGACCTGTCCGCCGAGCGCCTCGGCCTGCTGGCCGAACAGGAGCAGTTCCTGCGCACGCACGGCTTCCTGCCCGAGCCCGTCGACGTGCGGGCCTGGGCCGATCACGAACCCCTGCGCCGGGCGCACGACCTGATCGCCCGTCGCACCCCCACCAGCTCTGCCGATCAGGAGAACCCGTCATGA
- a CDS encoding IclR family transcriptional regulator, producing the protein MTDHATAERGPAGAQAVRRALGLLSAFHDNGPELSASDLARRLNLTVPTAHRLARTLVATGFLEQNERTLRYRLGPAVVELGQLSFHQRGLHLAQPELRQLADRTSSTADLAILAGTHAVIVAGGSVHPRGDLGLRRPLHSTALGKVLLAWATPAEAAVIDELDLAAFTEHTITDADALRAALADIRENGYALNNGESMQGVRTLAVPVLDAEGHARFAVATRTSTAALTDERLEWFLGHARACAAALQILLLPPSQRPQHP; encoded by the coding sequence GTGACCGACCACGCCACCGCGGAACGCGGGCCCGCCGGCGCCCAGGCCGTCCGCCGGGCCCTCGGCCTGCTGAGCGCCTTCCACGACAACGGGCCCGAGCTCAGCGCGTCCGACCTGGCGCGGCGGCTGAACCTGACCGTCCCGACCGCCCACCGCCTGGCCCGCACCCTGGTCGCGACCGGCTTCCTCGAGCAGAACGAGCGCACGCTGCGCTATCGCCTGGGCCCGGCCGTCGTCGAGCTCGGCCAGCTCTCGTTCCACCAGCGCGGCCTGCACCTGGCCCAGCCCGAACTCCGGCAGCTCGCCGACCGCACGTCCTCCACGGCCGACCTCGCGATCCTGGCCGGCACCCATGCCGTGATCGTGGCCGGCGGATCGGTGCACCCCCGCGGCGATCTCGGCCTGCGCCGCCCCCTGCATTCCACAGCCCTCGGCAAGGTCCTGCTCGCGTGGGCCACACCCGCCGAGGCCGCCGTCATCGACGAACTCGACCTGGCCGCGTTCACCGAACACACCATCACCGACGCCGACGCCCTGCGAGCAGCACTGGCCGACATCCGTGAGAACGGCTACGCGCTCAACAATGGTGAATCCATGCAGGGCGTGCGCACTCTCGCGGTCCCGGTGCTGGACGCCGAGGGCCACGCCCGCTTCGCCGTCGCCACCCGCACCAGCACGGCCGCCCTCACCGACGAGCGGCTCGAATGGTTTCTCGGGCATGCTCGGGCCTGTGCCGCCGCCTTGCAGATCCTGCTGCTACCACCGAGCCAGAGACCACAGCACCCCTGA
- a CDS encoding MarR family winged helix-turn-helix transcriptional regulator, which yields MTESHPPRIRSLELLRPILATQRRAAEDWARSRGLTFEQAVVLGYLEQRPGAMQRDIVEMSQTTPANISLMLKTLEGRGLIERRTEQGDARSKRVYLTDDGVALVAGLNASMVEVDEAIFEPLDAAEMATLETLLTKVNSKLPHGRP from the coding sequence ATGACCGAGAGCCACCCCCCTCGCATCCGGAGCCTCGAGCTGCTGCGGCCGATCCTGGCCACGCAGCGCAGGGCCGCGGAGGACTGGGCGCGAAGCCGCGGCCTCACGTTCGAGCAGGCGGTGGTGCTCGGATACCTGGAGCAGCGTCCCGGCGCCATGCAGAGGGACATCGTGGAGATGAGCCAGACCACACCGGCCAACATCTCGCTCATGCTCAAGACCCTGGAGGGGCGGGGCCTGATCGAACGTCGCACCGAGCAGGGCGACGCCCGCAGCAAACGGGTGTATCTCACCGATGACGGCGTCGCACTGGTGGCCGGCCTGAACGCGTCGATGGTCGAGGTCGACGAGGCGATCTTCGAACCTCTCGACGCGGCCGAAATGGCCACGCTCGAAACGCTACTCACCAAGGTGAACAGCAAACTGCCGCACGGGCGACCGTAG
- a CDS encoding GDSL-type esterase/lipase family protein, with product MTTTTTSTSSSPAWEATWAQALPDVRADAEPFTDVTLRSQLRAGIGGQRVRVEFSNRYGDQPLVIGRVAVTSEGRSAAALFDSGVGCSVPAGESVWTDPVDLPVKGHAMLTIDFHLPEQTRFPRLFASVSDFTCQMSEPGDHVGADRFPAVAAPPFPMPDDADISVHESGPFLHTVDVTGTARHAVVVCLGDSITAMGWPEAAAALLPVGSGVSIVNRGIPGNRLRLDAGAPYRSNGRSGLHRFAEDVLLTSGVAQVIVALGTNDLGLPGEFEPLNELPTADELTAAYQKVLDQASSAGIAASIATIGPRQGSDNHDTERELIRSTVNDWIRTLGPRCIDFDQALRDPASPLALDARYDSGDHLHPSDAGQMQLAATAVSALKDLHHRRP from the coding sequence ATGACCACCACAACCACATCCACATCCAGCTCTCCGGCATGGGAGGCGACCTGGGCTCAGGCCCTTCCCGACGTACGCGCCGACGCCGAGCCCTTCACCGACGTCACCCTGCGATCGCAGCTACGGGCCGGGATCGGGGGCCAGCGCGTCCGCGTCGAGTTCAGCAACCGCTACGGCGACCAGCCTCTGGTCATCGGGCGGGTCGCCGTCACCAGCGAAGGCCGCAGCGCTGCGGCGCTCTTCGATTCCGGCGTGGGGTGCTCGGTCCCGGCCGGCGAGTCGGTCTGGACCGATCCGGTGGATCTGCCGGTCAAGGGACACGCGATGCTGACGATCGACTTCCACCTGCCCGAGCAGACCCGATTCCCAAGGCTTTTCGCCAGCGTCAGCGACTTCACCTGCCAGATGTCCGAACCCGGCGACCACGTGGGAGCCGATCGGTTCCCGGCCGTCGCGGCACCGCCCTTCCCGATGCCGGACGACGCCGACATCTCCGTGCACGAGAGCGGGCCCTTCCTGCACACCGTGGACGTCACGGGCACGGCCCGCCACGCGGTGGTGGTCTGCCTGGGTGACTCGATCACCGCGATGGGCTGGCCCGAAGCAGCCGCCGCCCTCCTGCCCGTGGGATCCGGTGTCTCGATCGTCAACCGGGGGATCCCGGGCAACCGGCTCCGGCTGGACGCCGGCGCACCGTACCGGTCGAACGGACGCTCCGGTCTGCATCGCTTCGCCGAGGACGTCCTGCTCACCTCGGGCGTAGCCCAGGTGATCGTCGCCCTGGGCACCAACGACCTGGGGCTCCCGGGTGAGTTCGAGCCCCTGAACGAGCTGCCCACCGCCGACGAACTGACAGCCGCCTACCAGAAGGTGCTCGACCAGGCGTCCAGCGCCGGCATCGCAGCCAGCATCGCCACCATCGGCCCCCGCCAGGGGTCGGACAACCACGACACCGAGCGGGAACTGATCCGCAGCACCGTCAACGACTGGATCCGCACCCTCGGCCCCCGCTGCATCGACTTCGACCAGGCACTGCGCGATCCCGCCTCTCCCCTCGCCCTGGATGCCCGGTACGACAGCGGCGACCACCTCCACCCCAGCGACGCCGGGCAGATGCAGCTCGCCGCCACCGCGGTATCCGCGCTGAAAGACCTGCATCATCGCCGCCCCTGA
- a CDS encoding nuclear transport factor 2 family protein, translating to MTTTPQQQTDHDRAVVSGFYAAMTRAEQNGGFTPEDLATVVDFFENEREVEINLPAPVGGVFHGPDDIAVGRHRMHELCGFTHRDHTQDEYIADGPGRVICIGVNHGEDTEGTPWSMTVIELVDLEDGKVIRKRVFFQDAEFLGQIARQRETTIKESLFGTYWTTDNPLIALRVNGTMPD from the coding sequence ATGACCACGACACCCCAGCAGCAGACAGATCACGACCGTGCGGTCGTCTCCGGCTTCTACGCCGCGATGACCCGGGCCGAGCAGAACGGCGGCTTCACCCCCGAGGACCTCGCCACCGTGGTGGACTTCTTCGAGAACGAACGCGAGGTGGAGATCAACCTTCCCGCTCCCGTCGGCGGCGTCTTCCACGGCCCCGACGACATCGCCGTCGGGCGCCATCGCATGCACGAACTGTGCGGTTTCACCCACCGCGACCACACCCAGGACGAGTACATCGCCGACGGACCCGGCCGCGTCATCTGCATCGGCGTGAACCACGGTGAGGACACCGAGGGCACCCCCTGGTCGATGACCGTCATCGAACTGGTCGACCTCGAGGACGGCAAGGTCATCCGCAAGCGCGTCTTCTTCCAGGACGCCGAGTTCCTCGGCCAGATCGCCCGCCAACGCGAAACCACGATCAAGGAAAGCCTCTTCGGCACCTACTGGACGACCGACAACCCCCTGATCGCCCTGCGCGTGAACGGCACCATGCCCGACTGA